Proteins from a single region of Phyllopteryx taeniolatus isolate TA_2022b chromosome 10, UOR_Ptae_1.2, whole genome shotgun sequence:
- the rtn4rl2b gene encoding reticulon-4 receptor-like 2b, protein METRRTVRSSRTAHNFKSGLSLWLILWLVVVKPSNVAACPRLCVCYPTPMTVSCQSQNLTIVPADVPYDSQRVFLQNNRITELRADSFGFETQVLWLYGNNITWIESGAFSNLRVLEELDMGDNPTLRRLEGGAFRGLEKLQSLHMHRCKLAMLPHDLFYKLYSLQFLYLQENQLHFLQDDLFSDLVNLTHLFLHGNRIRVLSENVFRGLVNLDRLLLHDNRIRQVNRRAFRDLGRLSILYLFNNSLAELPGQAMKDTKGINFLRLNGNPWSCGCEARTLWEWFREVRISSSELICSSPSQHRGQDLRFLRELDFTLCPMPDPGSLSGTTTTTFSTKTRWWFSKHKPASSSKVNNQKTTETVKAFPVGQPKYFPKTNFDLFPPKYELSDDEVALPKLNPEEYWADYGNEDAGIRCFEPECSPNYGNPAFASSFSSFATSLALLHPLSFCLVTYSLHLLFG, encoded by the exons GTGGACTATCTCTGTGGCTGATCCTGTGGCTGGTGGTGGTGAAGCCCAGCAATGTGGCTGCATGCCCCaggctttgtgtgtgttacCCTACGCCCATGACGGTCAGCTGCCAGTCCCAGAACCTCACCATCGTTCCGGCCGACGTGCCCTATGACTCACAACGTGTGTTCCTGCAAAACAATCGCATCACAGAGCTCCGTGCAGATTCTTTTGGCTTTGAAACACAG GTGCTTTGGCTTTATGGCAATAACATCACGTGGATTGAGAGCGGGGCCTTTAGTAACCTCAGGGTGCTGGAGGAGTTGGACATGGGCGACAACCCCACACTGAGGCGCTTAGAAGGTGGAGCTTTCAGGGGGCTGGAGAAGCTGCAGAGTCTGCACATGCACCGATGCAAGCTTGCCATGTTACCCCACGATCTCTTCTACAAGTTGTATAGCCTGCAGTTTCTCTATTTGCAG GAAAATCAACTCCACTTTCTGCAGGATGACTTGTTCTCAGATCTGGTCAATCTCACCCACCTATTCCTCCATGGCAACCGCATCCGGGTCCTCTCTGAAAATGTGTTCCGAGGCTTGGTCAATCTGGACCGCCTCCTTCTCCACGATAATCGAATCAGGCAGGTCAACCGTCGTGCTTTCCGTGACCTGGGTCGCCTCTCCATTCTTTACCTGTTCAACAACTCCCTTGCTGAGCTCCCAGGCCAAGCTATGAAAGACACCAAGGGCATTAACTTCCTCCGTCTCAATGGTAATCCTTGGtcctgcggttgtgaggcccgTACCTTGTGGGAGTGGTTCCGCGAGGTCCGCATTTCCTCCTCTGAGCTGATATGCTCATCGCCATCCCAGCATCGCGGGCAAGATCTAAGATTCCTCCGGGAGTTGGACTTCACCCTCTGCCCTATGCCTGACCCCGGCTCGCTTTCTGGAACCACCACAACCACCTTTAGCACCAAGACCCGCTGGTGGTTCTCCAAGCACAAGCCTGCATCTTCCTCCAAGGTCAATAACCAGAAGACCACAGAGACAGTGAAGGCATTCCCTGTAGGACAGCCAAAGTATTTCCCCAAAACCAATTTTGACTTGTTTCCTCCCAAGTATGAACTATCAGATGACGAAGTGGCTCTCCCTAAGCTCAACCCAGAAGAGTACTGGGCCGACTATGGGAATGAAGATGCTGGCATCCGCTGCTTTGAGCCCGAGTGCTCCCCAAACTATGGTAATCCAGCTTTTGCATCCTCATTTTCGTCCTTTGCCACCAGTCTGGCCCTCCTCCACCCCCTCTCCTTCTGCCTAGTCACATACTCCCTCCATTTACTTTTTGGCTGA
- the selenoh gene encoding selenoprotein H isoform X2, producing the protein MAPGVGRRGRKRKTEDEEKEKPAKEAKGEEGVPPLEGLRVVIEHCKSURVYGRNAEGVKSALLAVRPELTVVLNPEKPRRNSFEITLIDGGKETCLWTGIKKGPPRKLKFPEPDVVVSALQEAVGTQ; encoded by the exons ATGGCACCTGGAGTAG GCCGCCGTGGGCGCAAGCGCAAGACTGAGGATGAGGAGAAGGAGAAACCCGCCAAGGAGGCAAAAGGAGAAGAAGGGGTCCCCCCGCTGGAAGGCCTAAGGGTGGTTATCGAACACTG TAAGAGCTGACGAGTGTATGGGCGTAATGCCGAGGGGGTGAAATCTGCCCTGTTGGCTGTACGCCCTGAACTGACTGTGGTCCTCAACCCTGAGAAGCCCCGCAGGAACAGCTTTGAGATCACTCTGATAGATGGAGGCAAAG AGACATGTCTCTGGACAGGAATAAAGAAGGGTCCACCTCGTAAACTCAAGTTTCCAGAACCTGATGTCGTAGTTTCTGCTCTTCAGGAGGCTGTCGGTACCCAGTAG
- the selenoh gene encoding selenoprotein H isoform X1: MSTFSFMSMSQTWIDMGIRDVNNVLVNVTSLGRRGRKRKTEDEEKEKPAKEAKGEEGVPPLEGLRVVIEHCKSURVYGRNAEGVKSALLAVRPELTVVLNPEKPRRNSFEITLIDGGKETCLWTGIKKGPPRKLKFPEPDVVVSALQEAVGTQ, encoded by the exons ATGTCAACATTTAGTTTCATGTCAATGAGTCAAACATGGATTGACATGGGTATTCGCGATGTAAACAACGTCTTGGTTAACGTGACTTCTCTAGGCCGCCGTGGGCGCAAGCGCAAGACTGAGGATGAGGAGAAGGAGAAACCCGCCAAGGAGGCAAAAGGAGAAGAAGGGGTCCCCCCGCTGGAAGGCCTAAGGGTGGTTATCGAACACTG TAAGAGCTGACGAGTGTATGGGCGTAATGCCGAGGGGGTGAAATCTGCCCTGTTGGCTGTACGCCCTGAACTGACTGTGGTCCTCAACCCTGAGAAGCCCCGCAGGAACAGCTTTGAGATCACTCTGATAGATGGAGGCAAAG AGACATGTCTCTGGACAGGAATAAAGAAGGGTCCACCTCGTAAACTCAAGTTTCCAGAACCTGATGTCGTAGTTTCTGCTCTTCAGGAGGCTGTCGGTACCCAGTAG